The Sesamum indicum cultivar Zhongzhi No. 13 linkage group LG6, S_indicum_v1.0, whole genome shotgun sequence genome has a segment encoding these proteins:
- the LOC110012098 gene encoding ankyrin repeat-containing protein BDA1-like: MERLETELFEAAAKGSITSLQELLKKDPLILDRVVVQIFSETPLHVAAMLGHVDFVKEITRIKPQLITELNSFRSSPLHLASAKGYVDVVMVLLSVDPRMCLARDKNGMTPLHLSAIKGRLQVMKILLQAKPEAAQVAVYRGENILHLCVKHYQIEALKLLLDTISDPEFINSKDTDGNTILHLAVADKQVETINFLLTMPALEVNALNLNGMTAVDVLIKSQRDVRDSEIGESLKHAGCFGTKETSTTSHVNGNMASRALSSSSDHLTSSTNIERKSSEDLVKQPHDWLEKKRSALMVVASLIATMAFQVGVNPPSGVWQDNNAIDSQGNPVSDPHKAGFSVLAHNQPHVYTGFYTVNTTSFIASLSIILLLMSGLPIRRRFFMWILMVITWLAITAIALTYTVSIMVLTPSEQENSVKKVVGFSVFVWLCLMALLLIGHTIRLIVKLVRKLRKTFRRRGV; the protein is encoded by the exons ATGGAGAGGCTGGAAACTGAACTCTTTGAAGCTGCAGCAAAAGGGAGCATCACTTCATTGCAAGAGCTGCTGAAGAAGGATCCTCTCATTCTTGATAGAGTTGtagttcaaattttctctGAGACCCCTTTACATGTGGCAGCAATGTTAGGCCATGTTGATTTTGTGAAGGAGATCACAAGGATTAAGCCTCAGCTCATAACTGAGTTGAATTCATTCAGGTCGTCTCCCCTTCATTTGGCATCGGCCAAAGGCTATGTTGATGTAGTCATGGTCCTGTTATCAGTTGATCCTCGAATGTGCCTGGCTCGTGATAAGAATGGGATGACACCCCTCCATTTATCGGCAATCAAAGGCCGACTTCAAGTCATGAAGATTTTGCTTCAAGCAAAACCTGAGGCAGCCCAAGTGGCGGTGTATAGAGGAGAGAATATTCTGCATTTGTGCGTCAAACACTACCAAATCGAAGCTCTGAAGCTCCTGCTCGACACGATAAGCGACCCTGAGTTCATTAACTCTAAAGACACTGATGGAAACACCATCTTGCATTTAGCTGTGGCAGATAAGCAAGTTGAG ACCATCAACTTTTTGCTAACCATGCCTGCTCTTGAAGTGAATGCACTGAATCTTAATGGGATGACAGCAGTAGATGTTTTGATCAAAAGCCAACGGGATGTGAGAGATTCAGAGATTGGAGAATCCCTTAAACATGCTGGGTGTTTTGGAACAAAGGAGACGAGTACAACTTCACATGTGAATGGAAACATGGCAAGTCGAGCCTTGTCTTCTAGCTCTGATCACCTTACTTCATCCACAAACATTGAACGGAAGAGTTCGGAGGATCTAGTTAAGCAGCCGCACGACTGGCTAGAGAAGAAACGTAGTGCTTTGATGGTTGTGGCGTCACTTATTGCAACCATGGCTTTTCAAGTTGGAGTTAACCCTCCTAGTGGTGTCTGGCAAGACAATAACGCAATCGACTCACAAGGCAATCCCGTCTCTGATCCTCACAAGGCAGGCTTTTCCGTATTGGCACATAACCAGCCTCATGTGTACACGGGATTTTATACTGTGAACACAACAAGTTTTATTGCCTCCCTGAGCATCATATTGCTTCTGATGAGTGGATTGCCCATTAGGCGCCGGTTTTTTATGTGGATTCTGATGGTGATCACATGGCTCGCAATTACGGCAATTGCACTGACTTACACTGTCTCGATAATGGTGTTGACGCCTTCTGAGCAAGAAAATTCTGTTAAGAAAGTGGTAGGATTCTCTGTATTTGTGTGGCTTTGCCTGATGGCTCTCCTCCTTATCGGCCACACAATTCGTTTGATCGTGAAGCTGGTTAGAAAGCTGAGAAAAACATTCAGGAGGAGGGGCGTTTAA
- the LOC105164635 gene encoding pentatricopeptide repeat-containing protein At1g62720-like, with the protein MTAAVAVSRHLHQPLSHLLPGSLQITPAIKSVLQSLNPQNPRTHQNPNPSILNQFSPYLTPNLVVQVINDLTNPYHSLFFFTWASSPSPNPNLYRHSHFCYIAITDKLLPHKLFSLAADLLKTHNKFSDFMVGKFIKAHGDLGHLKWAVKLFHQVRRGEVGDCLFSYNALLGVLVKANRVSHAWAYFGRIVIKESVVKPDVSTYTTMIRGLCKVGMIEDAEKLFDEMSCGKNLMTYNIIIDGFCKKGLVESAQRMLDQMVGDEACPPDTVSYTTLIDGYCKKGEFGNAIRCFDEMVSRGNCEPNVLTYNALINGLCLSGNVDEARRMMSRMRLSGLRDNIATHTSLLKGYCIAGRSDEAIKHFKEMLNLGMNLDGKSYAVIVNEYCKLGRPDEAVVLLREMRGRGTNPSLASFNAVFRSLIKLQEFDKAILLLKQMQQWGCCPNFISYSEVIIGLVGAEGRMQDVEMLVNDMIQDGHGLDTTLYSSLIQAYCINGDVRKAAGLFEEMIDEGLVIKKDCFKAFVKESCVKGLVHEAENLFVQMRNSCPAFDVETYRSALNEYLIGNSGS; encoded by the coding sequence ATGACCGCCGCGGTCGCCGTCTCTCGTCACCTGCATCAACCCCTCTCCCATCTACTCCCCGGATCTCTCCAAATTACCCCTGCCATAAAATCCGTCCTTCAATCCCTAAACCCCCAAAACCCGAGAACCCACCAAAACCCTAACCCTTCTATCCTCAACCAATTCTCTCCTTACTTAACCCCTAATTTAGTGGTCCAAGTCATCAATGACCTGACAAACCCTTATCATTCCCTGTTCTTCTTCACCTGGGCCTCTAGCCCAAGCCCGAACCCGAACCTGTATCGCCACTCCCACTTCTGCTACATTGCCATCACTGACAAACTCCTACCGCACAAGTTATTTTCATTAGCTGCTGACTTACTGAAAACCCACAACAAGTTTTCAGATTTTATGGTGGGCAAGTTCATCAAAGCCCATGGTGATTTGGGACACCTGAAGTGGGCTGTAAAGCTTTTTCATCAAGTGAGAAGGGGGGAAGTAGGGGACTGTTTGTTTTCTTACAACGCATTGTTGGGTGTTCTGGTTAAGGCCAATAGAGTTAGTCATGCTTGGGCTTACTTTGGGCGGATTGTTATTAAAGAAAGCGTTGTGAAACCTGATGTTTCGACTTACACAACGATGATCAGGGGTTTATGTAAAGTGGGTATGATTGAAGATGCAGAGAaattgtttgatgaaatgagTTGTGGGAAAAACTTAATgacttataatattatcattgaTGGGTTCTGCAAGAAGGGCTTAGTGGAAAGCGCGCAAAGAATGCTCGATCAGATGGTTGGAGATGAGGCTTGTCCGCCTGATACTGTGTCATATACAACTTTGATCGATGGGTATTGCAAGAAAGGGGAGTTCGGGAATGCAATTAGGTGCTTTGATGAAATGGTGAGTAGGGGCAATTGCGAGCCTAATGTGTTAACGTACAATGCTTTGATCAATGGGTTGTGTTTGAGTGGAAATGTTGATGAAGCGAGACGGATGATGAGCAGGATGAGGTTGAGTGGATTGAGGGATAACATTGCGACTCATACGAGTTTGTTGAAGGGTTATTGCATTGCTGGAAGATCTGATGAGGCTATTAAACATTTCAAAGAAATGCTTAATCTTGGAATGAATCTTGATGGAAAGTCGTATGCTGTGATTGTGAATGAGTACTGCAAATTGGGAAGGCCAGATGAAGCAGTTGTGCTATTAAGGGAAATGAGGGGAAGAGGCACTAATCCGAGTTTAGCTAGCTTTAATGCTGTTTTTAGGAGTCTTATTAAGTTGCAAGAATTCGATAAAGCCATTCTTCTCCTGAAGCAAATGCAACAATGGGGTTGCTGTCCGAACTTTATATCTTACAGTGAGGTGATAATTGGGCTTGTTGGAGCCGAAGGCAGGATGCAAGATGTTGAGATGCTTGTTAATGACATGATTCAAGATGGTCACGGCCTTGATACCACATTGTACAGTTCCTTAATTCAAGCATATTGTATAAATGGTGATGTAAGAAAGGCAGCTGGTCTTTTTGAGGAGATGATTGATGAGGGCCTCGTTATTAAGAAAGACTGCTTCAAAGCTTTTGTTAAGGAATCGTGTGTGAAGGGTTTGGTGCATGAGGCGGAGAATCTTTTTGTTCAGATGAGAAATAGTTGCCCAGCGTTTGATGTGGAAACCTATAGAAGTGCTTTAAATGAATACCTTATTGGAAACAGTGGCAGCTGA
- the LOC105164634 gene encoding uncharacterized protein LOC105164634 isoform X1: protein MADQNANVPHNQELMDAISSAEQLLMFDENQDDDPLFHSFVDEMVQEPALNVLGNYGTTDLTGNPLEENTFDQNRNSNDFPQNPAFGNLIRIPIWPVPPSPHTCTCCQTLREIFHVNGNHVLKLDVHGRLGLISHAVLERYNTDTSSQTDHEYHMFDFCQESISSVKQFLVQYCDDRKREGYVMLQDPLSHFYNTLCIGLDSNGRADANIFLHQTSRGNRQMNQEDDMNQPEEEGNEVRLSKSYIASQRERTGKMKLRDLAGYFHLPISKASKKMNICPSAIKSICRKEGLLRWPYRKIKSIEGKIAKKKKSLNSNDADERARALAEIQELQRKLANLCDVNVW from the exons ATGGCAGACCAAAATGCCAATGTTCCACACAATCAAGAACTCATGGACGCCATTTCAAGTGCAGAACAACTattaatgtttgatgaaaatcAAGATGATGATCCTTTATTCCATAGTTTTGTGGATGAGATGGTGCAGGAGCCTGCTCTCAATGTTCTTGGCAATTATGGGACGACTGATCTTACAGGAAATCCTCTGGAGGAAAATACCTTTGACCAAAACAGGAATTCCAATGATTTCCCACAGAATCCGGCGTTTGGGAACCTAATAAGAATTCCCATTTGGCCAGTTCCACCATCTCCACACACTTGCACTTGTTGCCAAACACTCAGAGAAATTTTCCATGTCAATG GTAATCATGTGTTGAAGCTTGATGTACATGGAAGGCTTGGGCTCATCAGCCATGCGGTGCTCGAGAGATACAATACTGATACATCTTCTCAAACTGATCATGAGTACCATATGTTTGA TTTCTGCCAGGAAAGCATAAGCAGTGTGAAGCAATTCTTAGTTCAGTACTGTGATGATCGTAAACGAGAAGGTTATGTCATGTTGCAGGATCCGCTCTCTCACTTCTACAACACATTGTGCATTGGCCTTGACAGCAATGGGAGAGCGGATGCCAACATTTTCCTTCACCAAACTTCAAGAG GCAACAGGCAAATGAACCAAGAAGACGATATGAACCAACCAGAAGAAGAGGGAAATGAAGTAAGATTAAGTAAGAGCTATATTGCATCACAG AGGGAAAGAACAGGGAAGATGAAATTGAGAGATTTGGCAGGGTATTTCCATCTTCCTATCAGCAAGGCATCtaagaaaatgaatatatgTCCATCTGCAATAAAGAGTATATGCCGCAAGGAAGGCTTGTTAAGGTGGCCTTATAGAAAG ATCAAAAGCATTGAGGGTAAAATagcgaagaagaagaaaagtttGAATTCAAATGATGCTGATGAACGAGCACGTGCTCTAGCAGAGATACAAGAGCTTCAAAGAAAACTCGCCAATTTATGTGATGTAAATGTttggtga
- the LOC105164636 gene encoding solute carrier family 25 member 44 — MSVLLILHWEMLDKSKFFFLGAALFSAVSGTLYPIVVLKTRQQVMLKAIPCFKMAASILRSEGYRGFYSGFGTSLMGTIPARALYMGALEVTKSNVGNAASLNLELSEGSASAVANAAAGLSAAMAAQLVWTPIDVVSQRLMVQGGGCVSGPCSNGSKKYNGGIDAFRKIICADGLRGLYRGFGISILTYAPSNAAWWATYSIAHRVIWGCISCHCCKKDENGNEGSGYRPDGKAVVAVQGLSAAMASGVSALVTMPLDTIKTRLQVLDGEGSLRGGSPTILQTVRNLVKEGGFGACYRGLGPRWASMSMSATTMITTYEFLKRLSTKNQERFV; from the exons ATGTCCGTCCTTCTGATACTTC ATTGGGAGATGCTTGACAAATCCAAGTTTTTCTTCCTTGGGGCTGCGCTGTTTTCGGCTGTTTCTGGCACTCTTTACCCGATTGTCGTGTTGAAAACGCGGCAGCAAGTGATGTTGAAGGCGATCCCCTGTTTCAAAATGGCGGCCTCCATTTTGAGGAGCGAGGGATACAGGGGCTTTTACTCTGGTTTTGGTACTTCTCTTATGGGAACTATTCCTGCACGTGCCCTGTATATGGGCGCGCTTGAAGTTACCAAGAGTAACGTGGGCAATGCTGCTAGTCTTAATCTAGAATTGTCTGAGGGCTCTGCCTCGGCTGTAGCTAATGCTGCCGCTGGACTGAGTGCTGCCATGGCCGCACAATTAGTTTGGACACCCATTGACGTTGTGAGCCAGAGATTAATGGTTCAAGGAGGTGGTTGTGTTTCAGGTCCTTGTTCCAATGGATCGAAGAAGTACAATGGTGGGATTGATGCGTTTAGGAAGATTATATGCGCGGATGGATTGAGAGGATTGTACAGGGGATTTGGGATATCTATACTGACTTATGCACCTTCCAATGCTGCTTGGTGGGCAACTTACTCTATTGCCCATAGAGTGATTTGGGGTTGTATTAGTTGTCATTGCTGTAAGAAGGATGAGAATGGGAATGAAGGGAGCGGTTACAGGCCGGATGGGAAGGCAGTGGTTGCAGTACAGGGTCTGAGTGCTGCAATGGCTAGTGGAGTATCCGCATTGGTGACGATGCCACTCGATACAATTAAGACGAGGTTGCAGGTTTTGGATGGGGAAGGAAGTTTGCGTGGTGGATCACCAACAATTTTACAAACTGTGAGAAACTTGGTCAAGGAAGGTGGATTTGGTGCTTGTTACAGAGGGTTGGGACCGAGATGGGCTTCAATGTCTATGTCTGCGACGACAATGATCACTACCTACGAGTTTCTCAAACGGCTTTCTACTAAGAATCAAGAGAGAtttgtttaa
- the LOC105164634 gene encoding uncharacterized protein LOC105164634 isoform X2 produces the protein MADQNANVPHNQELMDAISSAEQLLMFDENQDDDPLFHSFVDEMVQEPALNVLGNYGTTDLTGNPLEENTFDQNRNSNDFPQNPAFGNLIRIPIWPVPPSPHTCTCCQTLREIFHVNGNHVLKLDVHGRLGLISHAVLERYNTDTSSQTDHDFCQESISSVKQFLVQYCDDRKREGYVMLQDPLSHFYNTLCIGLDSNGRADANIFLHQTSRGNRQMNQEDDMNQPEEEGNEVRLSKSYIASQRERTGKMKLRDLAGYFHLPISKASKKMNICPSAIKSICRKEGLLRWPYRKIKSIEGKIAKKKKSLNSNDADERARALAEIQELQRKLANLCDVNVW, from the exons ATGGCAGACCAAAATGCCAATGTTCCACACAATCAAGAACTCATGGACGCCATTTCAAGTGCAGAACAACTattaatgtttgatgaaaatcAAGATGATGATCCTTTATTCCATAGTTTTGTGGATGAGATGGTGCAGGAGCCTGCTCTCAATGTTCTTGGCAATTATGGGACGACTGATCTTACAGGAAATCCTCTGGAGGAAAATACCTTTGACCAAAACAGGAATTCCAATGATTTCCCACAGAATCCGGCGTTTGGGAACCTAATAAGAATTCCCATTTGGCCAGTTCCACCATCTCCACACACTTGCACTTGTTGCCAAACACTCAGAGAAATTTTCCATGTCAATG GTAATCATGTGTTGAAGCTTGATGTACATGGAAGGCTTGGGCTCATCAGCCATGCGGTGCTCGAGAGATACAATACTGATACATCTTCTCAAACTGATCATGA TTTCTGCCAGGAAAGCATAAGCAGTGTGAAGCAATTCTTAGTTCAGTACTGTGATGATCGTAAACGAGAAGGTTATGTCATGTTGCAGGATCCGCTCTCTCACTTCTACAACACATTGTGCATTGGCCTTGACAGCAATGGGAGAGCGGATGCCAACATTTTCCTTCACCAAACTTCAAGAG GCAACAGGCAAATGAACCAAGAAGACGATATGAACCAACCAGAAGAAGAGGGAAATGAAGTAAGATTAAGTAAGAGCTATATTGCATCACAG AGGGAAAGAACAGGGAAGATGAAATTGAGAGATTTGGCAGGGTATTTCCATCTTCCTATCAGCAAGGCATCtaagaaaatgaatatatgTCCATCTGCAATAAAGAGTATATGCCGCAAGGAAGGCTTGTTAAGGTGGCCTTATAGAAAG ATCAAAAGCATTGAGGGTAAAATagcgaagaagaagaaaagtttGAATTCAAATGATGCTGATGAACGAGCACGTGCTCTAGCAGAGATACAAGAGCTTCAAAGAAAACTCGCCAATTTATGTGATGTAAATGTttggtga